One Phocaeicola dorei genomic region harbors:
- a CDS encoding flavodoxin family protein produces MVMLLFVATSCNSEEPAAIEPGGTISGDAGKTLIVYFSWGGNTRTVANHIHDLIGGDIVEVEMVVPYPDTYEEVT; encoded by the coding sequence ATGGTTATGCTACTGTTCGTGGCGACATCGTGCAACAGTGAAGAACCGGCGGCGATAGAGCCGGGAGGAACCATTTCAGGGGATGCGGGAAAGACCCTGATCGTCTATTTTTCATGGGGAGGCAATACCCGGACAGTCGCCAATCATATCCACGACCTTATAGGTGGCGACATCGTGGAAGTGGAAATGGTCGTTCCCTATCCAGATACTTATGAAGAGGTGACGTAG
- a CDS encoding AraC family transcriptional regulator has product METEQHIYFFESIDTVSQACHLFSNHTLVYLYSGRLYLRNQCGETLNIERGDSAFIGRDSYSHIYAEPELHEPCRVLFFSLPREFLCEFYHTLSPSDRKSSTTELSALHRLSSISETESLFRSWMPYMREGQEIPETVLRLKMTEAVYVLLNTDKRYIPTLFDFAGKCRMDMFDLLNKPMTKEIRWQELQFEPDSKLN; this is encoded by the coding sequence ATGGAAACAGAACAGCATATTTATTTTTTCGAGTCAATAGATACGGTATCTCAAGCCTGTCATCTTTTTTCCAATCATACGCTGGTATATCTATACAGCGGGCGGTTGTATTTGCGGAACCAGTGCGGCGAAACGCTGAATATCGAAAGGGGCGACAGTGCCTTCATCGGACGTGACAGCTATTCGCACATCTATGCCGAGCCGGAATTGCACGAGCCTTGTCGGGTTCTGTTCTTCTCTCTTCCGCGAGAGTTCTTGTGCGAGTTTTATCATACACTCTCTCCATCCGACCGCAAATCATCGACTACGGAACTCTCGGCCCTGCACCGTCTGTCATCCATATCCGAAACGGAGAGCCTTTTCCGGTCATGGATGCCTTACATGCGGGAGGGGCAGGAAATTCCTGAAACGGTGCTGCGATTGAAAATGACAGAAGCGGTCTATGTCCTGCTGAATACGGATAAGCGGTACATTCCCACACTGTTCGATTTCGCCGGAAAATGCCGGATGGACATGTTCGATTTGCTGAACAAACCGATGACGAAAGAGATTAGATGGCAGGAATTACAATTTGAGCCTGACAGCAAATTAAATTGA